The Aquitalea magnusonii region TTGAATACGCTTTCCGCAGCCGCCAGGCCACGCTGCATGGCCTGGGAAATGCCGGTAATGCGCTTGACCGGCGCAAACAGCAACATCATCGCGGTCAGGAAAGACATGAAATCACCGGCGGTGAATGCACCGTGCTGTGCCCGCATGGCCGCAAAATACAGAATTGCCGCCAGCGCGCAGGCAATCATCAGCTGGGTTACCCCGGTATTGGCCGAACTGGCAGCACTCTGTTTTACCCCATTGCGGCGGATGGCCTGGGCCGCCGTATTGAAACGGGCTTCCTCATACGGCTCGCCGCCGTAAACCTTGATCACTTTCTGGCAATCCACGCCTTCGCCCAGAATCTGGGTGAGATCGGCCATGTGCTGCTGGTTCTCGAGTGCCAGACCGCGCAGACGCCTGGCCACCATACGCATGCACACAGTCACCACCGGCATCACCACCAGGCAAATCAGGGTCAGTTGCCAGTCGATATACAGCAGCCAGGCCAACAGGCTGATCGCGGTCACTCCATCCTTTACCGTCACGGTAATCACGTTGAAACCGGCTTCGGTCACCTGGTTCACATCAAAGGAGATCCGCGATACCAGGCGGCCAGACTGATTATCGGCATAGTACTGCACCGGCAGACGCAGCATTCTGGCAAACATCTGCTGCCGCAGGGTCTGAACCAGATGTCCGGCCAGCCAACTGGAGGTGTATTCGTTGATGAAACTGGTGATGCCACGCACCAGGAATACCCCGACGATGGCCATCGGCACCCAGACAATGGCTTGGGGGTCCTTGTTGACAAAACCACCGTCGATCAGCGGCTTCATCAACCGGGCAAACGCCGGTTCGGTCAAAGCGGCAATGGTCATGGAGACCAGCGACAGGGCGAAGACCTTCCAGTACTGCCAGATATAACGAATCAGACGACGATAAGTTACCCAGCCAAGATTCTCGCTGCCATTTTTATTCATGCAGAAATTTCCGTAGACACTTGGTCGGCATCCTGCTCCATCAATTGCCGATAAGCAGAGAGCAGGTCTATGACCGATAGATCGACAACATTTCTGCTCACGGGCTGCAACGCTTTGTATGGCACACCCCATGGGTGCCATTTGGCTACATCGCTATCACCGAACATGCAGACAATAGGCTTACCCAGGCCAGCAGCTACATGCATGGCACCACCATCACTGCAGATCAGAACATCTAGTAATGACAAACCACTCATCAATTCATCCAGTTGATGAGTAGGCAACGGAGTAAGCGGCAAACCAGCACAGCCTTCCAAAATCATGGCTGCTTTTTCATCATCTCCAGGATGAAAAGGATTATCTGCACTACCTGGTGACCAAAATAGCATAAGATGAACAGCACTATCTTTGGCAATGGCGTGTGCCAACTCAATGAAACGTTGAGCCGGCCACTGCTGACTAGGTTTGCGCGCACTGATATGCAAGCCAATCAGTTTTTTTCCAGCAATATCTACCAATTTCCCACGTAATGCTTCGGTCAGATCTGCATCTGCTACCAGAGAAAGGGGGGGCGTTGGTACAACCTCTCCCGTCAACGGCTGCATCAGTGTCATCAGCATCTCAGCCTCATGCATGACTTGTGCGGGACTGGACACAGGTAAATTGATCTGGCTGGAAAGCGGATTTCCCGGTTCGCTAAAGCCAAGGATATAGCGGGCACCAATCTGTCTAGCCCAACGCAATGGCCTGGGCATGCATCCCCCGTTCGCAAGCACGGCAACATCATAATGGGTACTACGCATCCTCAGTAGTAATAGTAAGCGTTTCCAGTAAACCTCCAATACGCTTTCACCTTTTTCACGATGTTTCGCCTTGGTATAAACATAAAGGTTATCGACATCTGGATGGCCAACAAGAAGCGGGGCATTATAGCTATTTACCAGCAAATCCAGTCTAGCTTCTGGAAAGCGCTTCCTCAAAGCATGAATCAATGGTGTTGTACAAACCAAATCACCAATATTATCCCGACGGATGACCAGAATTTTTTCAGGATTCAATCGAGTCCCTTTCCAGAGAAAAAACAAGCATTACGCAAAGCAAAAACATAAACTGCTCCAGCATATGATCGCGGATATTACTATCCACCAAGCTACGACCAAAAAAACCAGTCACAACAAACGCCAATAGCAATCCTTGCGGGGAATGATTTTTAAAAAAAGCCAACAAACCCTGCCGAAAACAAACCCACAACAGAGCAATAAAAATAATTAAACCAGGAATACCGTTTGCAATGGTAAAATCTAATATTCCACTATGAGAATGCGCTGTATCAACCAAATCTGGGTGGATTTTTTTCAGTGCCAATCCGAATGCGCTTCGATTATAACCTACGCCAATGGGCTCACGTGCGATTTGTAGCAGGGCCTCTTTTGC contains the following coding sequences:
- the msbA gene encoding lipid A export permease/ATP-binding protein MsbA, translated to MNKNGSENLGWVTYRRLIRYIWQYWKVFALSLVSMTIAALTEPAFARLMKPLIDGGFVNKDPQAIVWVPMAIVGVFLVRGITSFINEYTSSWLAGHLVQTLRQQMFARMLRLPVQYYADNQSGRLVSRISFDVNQVTEAGFNVITVTVKDGVTAISLLAWLLYIDWQLTLICLVVMPVVTVCMRMVARRLRGLALENQQHMADLTQILGEGVDCQKVIKVYGGEPYEEARFNTAAQAIRRNGVKQSAASSANTGVTQLMIACALAAILYFAAMRAQHGAFTAGDFMSFLTAMMLLFAPVKRITGISQAMQRGLAAAESVFNFLDEPGEPDHGTQRLPATRGQLRFEDVSFRYPNAERVVLQQVSLEVNSGETVALVGSSGSGKTTLVSLIPRFYEPLSGRITLDGIPLDDIVLADLRQHIAMVSQDVVLFNDTVAANIAYGAGPQISRAQIIEAARAANALEFIEAMPDGLDTQIGENGVRLSGGQRQRLAIARALLKNAPLLILDEATSALDTQSERLVQAALENLMKNRTTIVIAHRLSTIENADRIIVMHQGRVAEQGSHQQLMQLDGLYARLHSLQFREPEADAG
- a CDS encoding glycosyltransferase family 9 protein yields the protein MNPEKILVIRRDNIGDLVCTTPLIHALRKRFPEARLDLLVNSYNAPLLVGHPDVDNLYVYTKAKHREKGESVLEVYWKRLLLLLRMRSTHYDVAVLANGGCMPRPLRWARQIGARYILGFSEPGNPLSSQINLPVSSPAQVMHEAEMLMTLMQPLTGEVVPTPPLSLVADADLTEALRGKLVDIAGKKLIGLHISARKPSQQWPAQRFIELAHAIAKDSAVHLMLFWSPGSADNPFHPGDDEKAAMILEGCAGLPLTPLPTHQLDELMSGLSLLDVLICSDGGAMHVAAGLGKPIVCMFGDSDVAKWHPWGVPYKALQPVSRNVVDLSVIDLLSAYRQLMEQDADQVSTEISA